One window from the genome of Moorena sp. SIOASIH encodes:
- a CDS encoding DUF262 domain-containing protein, translating into MAELEPQAKSIQYVYTSWYSENKLYVNRRYQRKLVWTLKEKQKLIESIIKKYPIPAILIAELDNPPETYEIIDGLQRLHSIISFIETAFCTEYKKYFDLQYFPTAKSRADEGAFVPNPKAKSYLSQKEVTAILDYNLAFSLMRNATETEVNDVFDRINTYGHRLSDQERRQAGVQNDFSNMVREIASILRGDQTDTNILTLQQMPSISIDLPKTKQNYTVQADDVFWVKQGILRSTDLRDSMDEQCIADIAACIVGGKMIDRSKEALDKIYEQGSNESERILDALKVYDIKRFTKEFQYCVNEIITICNKGKSEKLRDIVFGKKASNAFPSFFAIIMIAFHELIVKESKDITDYSGIRKAIYNLAKKIGINRKAKAEDRRNNVDQVKVLIRDFFTEKENKKKIYNTPSIIDIESILNRAESELPNHELKPGLLSLENHRYIDEKLIENVIKTICAIANNGLDKTGKIIIGVTDKKTDADRIKELDNIECRQIGKWFVPGVNREAKFLRISEEDYFSIWTNAIKNSDLSPSLRDSVLSHLGFPSWDGLRLILIKILPQKELSYVGEELYWRNGDATELASNAKQIVMLGNRF; encoded by the coding sequence ATGGCTGAATTGGAGCCCCAAGCTAAATCAATCCAATATGTCTACACATCATGGTACAGCGAAAACAAGCTTTATGTAAACCGTCGGTATCAGAGAAAGTTGGTTTGGACTTTGAAAGAAAAGCAAAAACTCATCGAGTCAATTATTAAAAAATATCCCATTCCAGCAATTTTAATTGCAGAGTTAGATAATCCTCCTGAAACTTATGAGATTATAGATGGCTTGCAAAGACTGCACAGTATTATTTCCTTCATTGAAACTGCTTTTTGTACTGAATATAAAAAGTATTTCGATCTTCAGTATTTTCCAACAGCGAAGAGTCGAGCAGATGAAGGAGCATTCGTACCGAACCCCAAAGCAAAGTCATATCTTTCTCAGAAAGAAGTTACCGCGATATTAGACTATAATCTCGCATTTTCACTAATGCGTAATGCCACAGAAACTGAAGTCAATGATGTTTTTGACAGAATTAATACATATGGGCATCGTTTAAGTGATCAAGAAAGGCGTCAGGCTGGTGTACAAAATGATTTTTCTAATATGGTCAGAGAAATTGCGTCCATCCTTCGAGGAGATCAAACTGACACTAATATTTTGACTCTGCAACAGATGCCATCTATCAGTATTGATTTACCAAAGACAAAACAGAATTATACTGTTCAGGCTGATGATGTATTTTGGGTCAAACAAGGTATTCTGAGGTCAACTGATTTGCGAGATAGCATGGATGAACAATGTATCGCGGATATAGCTGCCTGCATTGTAGGTGGAAAAATGATTGACCGCTCAAAGGAAGCTCTTGATAAAATTTATGAACAAGGAAGCAATGAATCAGAAAGAATTTTGGATGCTCTTAAAGTATATGACATTAAACGATTTACCAAGGAATTTCAATACTGTGTTAATGAAATTATTACGATTTGCAATAAAGGAAAATCTGAAAAGCTAAGAGATATTGTTTTTGGAAAGAAAGCAAGTAATGCTTTTCCATCTTTTTTTGCTATTATTATGATTGCATTTCATGAATTAATTGTTAAAGAAAGCAAAGATATAACTGATTATTCAGGTATCAGAAAAGCAATTTATAACCTGGCTAAAAAAATAGGCATAAACCGCAAGGCTAAAGCTGAGGATCGCCGTAATAATGTAGACCAAGTTAAAGTATTAATTAGAGATTTTTTTACTGAAAAAGAAAATAAAAAAAAGATTTATAATACTCCTTCAATAATTGATATTGAATCTATCTTGAATAGAGCAGAAAGCGAGCTACCTAACCATGAACTAAAACCGGGACTTCTTTCACTTGAAAATCATCGATATATTGATGAAAAGCTTATTGAAAATGTGATCAAAACAATCTGTGCAATCGCGAACAATGGTCTAGACAAAACTGGAAAAATAATTATTGGAGTGACTGATAAAAAGACCGATGCGGATCGAATTAAAGAGCTGGATAATATAGAGTGTAGACAGATTGGAAAGTGGTTTGTCCCTGGTGTAAATCGAGAAGCTAAATTCCTACGTATATCAGAAGAAGACTACTTTTCAATATGGACAAATGCAATCAAAAATTCTGATTTATCTCCATCACTTAGGGACTCAGTGCTATCACATCTGGGTTTCCCTTCATGGGATGGCTTACGTCTTATCCTTATTAAGATTTTGCCCCAGAAGGAACTGTCATATGTTGGAGAAGAACTATACTGGCGTAATGGTGATGCCACTGAACTAGCAAGCAATGCCAAACAGATTGTTATGTTGGGGAACCGCTTTTAA
- a CDS encoding GDYXXLXY domain-containing protein, which yields MSMNSEYSRPIPSWRFWVPLLFQTALIITVPTQAIYTTITGKTVILQTAPVDPYELLRGYSQTLRYDISNQDNLRNLPGWKKLPKEQPNGNKVTFIKPGTRFYVILEAPDSSNSTELPIAWKPVGLSAKFPSRLRANQIPLKGVANYGSIEYGLETYYMPEDQREQINEELNSARQENSNLPISPPPIVMEIKVDAQGNALPIGIWALVSKDSKQQIRNYRF from the coding sequence ATGAGCATGAATTCTGAGTATTCCCGTCCTATACCAAGCTGGCGATTCTGGGTACCTCTTTTATTTCAAACCGCACTAATTATTACTGTTCCCACCCAGGCAATTTACACTACAATCACTGGAAAAACTGTCATCCTTCAGACAGCGCCAGTAGACCCTTATGAACTTTTGCGAGGCTATTCCCAAACTCTAAGATACGACATTTCTAATCAGGACAACTTACGCAATCTTCCTGGCTGGAAAAAATTGCCCAAAGAGCAACCTAATGGCAACAAGGTAACCTTTATCAAGCCTGGTACCCGTTTTTACGTAATTTTAGAAGCACCAGACTCATCCAACTCAACTGAACTACCAATAGCCTGGAAACCAGTAGGCTTAAGTGCCAAATTCCCTTCCCGACTACGAGCTAATCAGATTCCCCTCAAAGGTGTTGCTAACTATGGTTCGATTGAGTACGGATTGGAAACTTACTATATGCCAGAAGACCAACGGGAACAAATTAATGAAGAATTAAATAGTGCTAGGCAAGAGAACTCTAACCTACCGATATCACCACCACCAATTGTGATGGAAATTAAGGTGGATGCTCAAGGGAATGCTTTACCAATCGGAATCTGGGCACTGGTAAGTAAGGATTCTAAACAGCAGATTCGTAACTATCGGTTTTAA
- the rpiA gene encoding ribose-5-phosphate isomerase RpiA, with protein MSAEIDPIKLMKQEVGKAAAKRVQSGMIVGLGTGSTTAYAIQFLGDRLNSGEIKDIVGIPTSFQAEVLAKQYGIPLTTLDAVDHIDVAIDGADEVDPQKNLIKGGGAAHTREKIVDSLAKQFIVVVDSTKIVDNLGSTFLLPVEVIPMAITPVMNAIEKLGGKPELRMGVKKAGPVITDQGNMVVDVKFDAIDNPAELEKTINNIPGVLENGLFVGVTDLVLVGEVKDGQTVIREI; from the coding sequence ATGAGTGCAGAAATTGACCCCATTAAGCTAATGAAACAGGAAGTTGGCAAAGCAGCTGCCAAGCGGGTGCAGTCGGGAATGATTGTGGGGCTAGGCACTGGTTCAACGACTGCCTATGCAATTCAGTTTTTAGGCGATCGCTTAAACTCTGGAGAGATTAAGGATATTGTAGGCATCCCCACCTCTTTCCAGGCAGAAGTGTTGGCGAAACAGTACGGCATTCCCTTGACTACCCTTGATGCGGTGGATCACATAGATGTAGCGATTGATGGTGCTGATGAAGTTGATCCCCAGAAAAATTTGATTAAGGGGGGTGGCGCTGCCCACACCCGTGAGAAAATTGTAGATTCCCTGGCCAAACAATTTATTGTAGTGGTGGATAGCACTAAAATAGTTGACAACTTGGGGTCTACCTTCCTATTACCTGTAGAAGTTATCCCGATGGCAATCACACCAGTTATGAATGCCATTGAAAAGCTAGGGGGTAAACCGGAACTCCGCATGGGGGTCAAAAAAGCTGGACCAGTGATTACGGATCAGGGAAATATGGTCGTTGATGTCAAATTTGACGCCATTGATAACCCAGCTGAGCTAGAGAAAACTATCAATAATATTCCTGGTGTCCTGGAAAATGGTTTATTTGTTGGGGTTACCGATCTGGTTCTAGTTGGAGAAGTTAAGGATGGTCAGACGGTGATCCGGGAAATTTAA
- a CDS encoding Uma2 family endonuclease, with protein sequence MSSQVNPLLKLIVPPSLDLKVSYQQFEQLATANRDLRLERTAEGKLIVNPPTGWETGKRNLSITRQLGNWYEENPEKGEAFDSSTGFELPNGSNRSPDSSWVSRDRWDALTEEQKQTFPKICPDFVIELRSKSDSLKELRAKMQEYIDNGLRLGWLIDPQNQRVEIYRSGQKTEIIDNPKELSGEAVLPAFKLKLQGIIT encoded by the coding sequence ATGTCAAGTCAAGTAAATCCCCTACTCAAGCTAATAGTCCCACCATCGTTAGACCTCAAAGTCAGTTACCAACAATTTGAACAATTAGCCACTGCTAACCGAGACCTGAGATTAGAAAGAACTGCTGAGGGTAAATTGATTGTGAATCCACCAACAGGATGGGAAACCGGTAAAAGAAATCTTAGTATTACCAGGCAATTGGGCAATTGGTATGAGGAAAACCCAGAAAAAGGTGAAGCATTTGACTCATCTACCGGATTTGAACTTCCCAATGGCTCCAATCGTTCCCCTGATAGCTCTTGGGTATCACGTGACCGCTGGGATGCACTCACCGAGGAACAAAAACAAACGTTCCCTAAAATCTGTCCTGATTTCGTAATTGAGTTGCGATCAAAGTCTGACAGTCTGAAGGAGCTACGGGCAAAAATGCAAGAGTACATCGACAATGGCTTGCGCTTGGGGTGGCTAATTGACCCTCAGAATCAACGAGTTGAAATCTATCGCTCAGGACAAAAAACTGAAATTATAGATAATCCCAAGGAGTTATCTGGAGAAGCAGTGCTTCCCGCTTTCAAACTTAAATTACAAGGAATTATAACCTGA
- a CDS encoding RNA-binding protein — MSIRLYIGNLPKEEVNRDELQAIFAEAGDNFTTKVIKDRKTGKCRGFGFVTVATDEEADQFIEKFNGHMFKDTALKIEKALPRSKNQEKEPSKEKEKPNQASTSSTSNNPPPRRNNKSKSNKRKHQQTTSDPAGIQPDPRWANELAKLKEMLSAQTTNS, encoded by the coding sequence ATGTCCATTCGCCTGTACATAGGTAACTTACCTAAAGAAGAAGTAAACCGTGATGAGCTGCAAGCTATTTTTGCTGAAGCCGGTGACAACTTTACCACAAAAGTGATTAAAGATCGTAAAACTGGTAAATGTCGGGGCTTCGGCTTCGTCACGGTGGCAACGGATGAGGAGGCTGATCAATTCATTGAAAAGTTCAATGGTCATATGTTCAAGGATACTGCCTTGAAAATTGAAAAAGCTCTGCCACGATCCAAGAATCAAGAGAAAGAACCATCTAAGGAGAAAGAAAAACCCAATCAAGCATCAACCTCATCTACCAGCAACAATCCTCCCCCTCGCCGTAACAACAAGAGTAAGTCTAATAAGCGTAAGCATCAACAGACTACATCTGACCCCGCTGGAATTCAACCCGATCCCCGTTGGGCTAATGAATTGGCAAAGCTGAAAGAAATGTTATCGGCTCAAACTACTAACTCTTAA
- a CDS encoding transposase — translation MIILEFKAYGKKAQYKSIDEAIRTMKFVRNSCLRLWIDNKGLNKYDLNKYCKTLAKNFPFANELNSTARQAAAERAWSSIARFFDNCKKKVPGKKGFPKFQKHCRSVEYKQSGWKLSPDKKSITFTDKKEIGKLKLKGTWDLWRFDKKQIKRVRIVKRADGYYVQFCISVDVKEQLKPADATVGLDVGLKEFYTDSRGKTEPNPRFYRAGEKRLKFYQRRVSRKKKGSANRKKAINRLGRQHLKISRQREEHAKRLARCVIQSNDLVAYEDLRVKNLVKNHCLAKSINDAGWYQFRKWMEHFGTKFGKVTVAVNPAYTSQNCSECGEEVKKSLSTRTHTCKCGCQLDRDHNAAINILKRALGTVGHTGTLVLNQNALGDPSSTLPGSGLFEQDGSLNKESPRL, via the coding sequence ATGATCATACTTGAGTTTAAGGCATACGGAAAAAAGGCACAGTATAAATCCATAGACGAAGCGATACGAACCATGAAATTCGTACGGAATAGCTGTCTCCGTTTGTGGATCGACAACAAAGGCTTGAACAAATACGACTTAAATAAGTATTGCAAAACCTTAGCCAAGAATTTTCCCTTTGCCAATGAATTGAACTCAACCGCTCGGCAAGCTGCGGCTGAAAGAGCATGGTCATCAATCGCTCGTTTCTTTGATAATTGCAAAAAGAAAGTACCTGGGAAGAAAGGTTTCCCTAAATTCCAAAAGCATTGCAGGTCAGTCGAATATAAACAGTCAGGATGGAAACTGTCCCCTGATAAAAAATCGATTACTTTCACTGACAAAAAAGAAATTGGGAAGCTCAAGCTCAAAGGCACATGGGATTTGTGGCGCTTCGACAAGAAGCAAATCAAGCGAGTTCGCATAGTTAAGAGAGCTGATGGCTACTATGTTCAGTTCTGTATCTCTGTCGATGTAAAAGAACAATTAAAACCTGCTGACGCGACTGTCGGCCTAGATGTAGGTTTAAAAGAGTTTTATACCGACTCCAGAGGCAAGACTGAACCTAATCCCCGTTTTTACAGGGCTGGGGAAAAGAGATTAAAATTTTATCAACGCCGAGTTTCCCGAAAGAAGAAAGGCTCAGCCAACCGTAAAAAAGCCATTAATAGACTAGGCAGGCAGCATCTTAAAATAAGTAGGCAACGCGAAGAGCACGCCAAGAGACTGGCGCGCTGCGTAATCCAGTCTAACGACCTGGTCGCCTATGAAGATTTAAGAGTCAAAAACCTAGTAAAAAATCACTGCCTAGCTAAGTCTATTAATGATGCAGGTTGGTATCAGTTTAGGAAGTGGATGGAGCACTTTGGTACCAAGTTTGGAAAGGTAACAGTCGCAGTAAATCCTGCATATACCAGCCAAAACTGTTCTGAATGTGGCGAGGAAGTTAAAAAGTCCCTATCGACTAGGACCCATACTTGTAAGTGCGGTTGCCAGTTAGATAGAGACCACAACGCTGCGATTAACATCCTTAAAAGAGCCTTGGGTACGGTGGGGCACACCGGAACCCTGGTGTTAAACCAAAACGCTTTGGGAGATCCGTCCTCTACTCTTCCTGGTTCCGGCCTGTTTGAGCAAGATGGATCGTTGAACAAAGAATCCCCGCGTCTTTAG
- a CDS encoding DUF2157 domain-containing protein, translating into MPSDKFRHQLRLEAQQWQTEGLIDAGLYAQLAERYQFSDLEVAARNRFVVILLVLGSLLLGLGMITFVAANWQAWSRWLKVTLLLSVFFGINIAGFYLWRDPTQGRHCRLGQGLLLLGALTLGANIALMSQMFHQSGPLYQLYLIWGLGVLAMAYSLRLTLLGMLAMVLIGLGYVRGMSQPEFVAITELSWLRLIIQHMPVFVGLVFIPLAYWCRSRWMFRLSAIAVVAALEWHLINFELWPYPGWIAAIACALPPAWLWSYGDFLGTIQPNLQEFNRTARTLGITFLSLSSYFLSFHVLWDSSPSVKPVVDVTSILLDPAVIDSVILGSLTIWAWSRLLRRMDSTTKVVAIMIVISALVTYWHLRIGILPIIAVFIFNLLLFLIDIGLIRAGLAEGKRGLFWGGMVLLTLQILTRMLEYDTGLLVKSIVLFLCGLGIIGAGLWFERYLKSEL; encoded by the coding sequence ATGCCTTCCGATAAATTTCGTCACCAGTTACGTCTTGAAGCACAACAATGGCAAACAGAAGGGTTGATTGATGCTGGCCTATACGCTCAATTAGCGGAACGCTATCAATTTAGTGACCTGGAAGTAGCGGCCCGTAATCGATTCGTCGTAATTTTGCTAGTTCTAGGCAGTCTTCTCTTAGGCTTGGGCATGATCACCTTTGTGGCAGCCAACTGGCAAGCCTGGTCTCGGTGGTTGAAAGTGACCTTGCTTCTGAGTGTCTTCTTCGGGATCAACATTGCTGGCTTCTATCTATGGCGAGACCCAACCCAAGGTAGGCATTGCCGTTTGGGACAGGGTTTATTACTTTTAGGAGCCCTGACTTTAGGAGCCAATATAGCACTGATGTCCCAAATGTTCCACCAAAGTGGACCACTTTATCAGTTATACCTGATTTGGGGATTAGGAGTCTTAGCCATGGCTTATAGCCTACGCTTGACCCTATTAGGGATGCTGGCAATGGTCTTGATTGGGTTAGGGTATGTGCGAGGAATGTCTCAGCCAGAATTTGTGGCAATCACAGAGTTGTCTTGGCTAAGGCTAATCATACAACATATGCCAGTGTTTGTGGGTTTAGTGTTTATTCCCCTGGCTTACTGGTGCCGTTCACGATGGATGTTTCGGTTAAGTGCGATCGCAGTAGTTGCTGCCCTGGAATGGCACTTGATCAACTTCGAGCTATGGCCTTATCCCGGTTGGATTGCTGCGATCGCATGCGCTCTACCACCAGCCTGGTTATGGTCATACGGGGATTTCCTGGGAACAATCCAGCCCAACCTCCAGGAATTTAATCGCACAGCCCGCACCCTTGGGATCACCTTCCTCAGCCTATCATCTTATTTTTTGTCTTTCCACGTGTTATGGGATAGTTCACCATCAGTAAAACCCGTAGTTGACGTCACCTCAATACTCCTCGACCCTGCGGTGATTGATAGTGTCATTTTAGGTAGCTTAACGATCTGGGCATGGAGCAGACTGTTACGTCGAATGGACTCAACAACTAAGGTTGTGGCTATTATGATTGTGATCAGTGCCCTAGTTACCTATTGGCATCTCCGTATTGGTATTCTACCGATCATAGCGGTATTCATCTTCAATCTGCTTTTATTCCTAATCGACATCGGTTTAATCCGCGCCGGACTAGCAGAGGGGAAACGAGGTTTATTCTGGGGTGGCATGGTGCTACTGACGCTGCAAATTTTGACCCGGATGCTGGAGTACGATACTGGTTTATTAGTCAAATCCATAGTCTTATTCCTCTGTGGGCTAGGTATTATTGGTGCTGGACTATGGTTTGAGCGCTATTTGAAGTCTGAATTATGA
- a CDS encoding DUF4058 family protein, translating into MTNPFPGMNPYLEQPEYWSDFHNQLVAALARALIPKLLPKYRVVTDKWVYKIAGSTKIAIGRPDVTVQQSRDASAAMATAVAVSEASVQPIKVAVPLREEIRQSYIEVKDVATKEVVTAIEVISPANKRGEGRQKYEAKRQQIFESMTHLVEIDLLRDGEPLPVSNSSNPSHYRILVSRSNTRPTADLYLFNLCDRIPSFRLPLLPGDTEPMVQLQTLVDQLYEELGYESFIDYSTSPPLPWSEDDVASWARDRRENL; encoded by the coding sequence ATGACTAACCCATTTCCAGGGATGAATCCCTACCTTGAACAACCGGAATATTGGTCGGATTTCCACAACCAATTGGTGGCGGCTTTGGCTAGAGCATTAATTCCCAAACTGCTACCTAAATATCGGGTAGTCACGGATAAATGGGTTTATAAGATTGCTGGCTCAACCAAGATTGCCATTGGTAGACCCGATGTTACGGTTCAACAAAGCCGAGATGCTTCAGCTGCAATGGCTACAGCAGTTGCGGTATCTGAAGCGTCAGTTCAACCGATTAAGGTAGCTGTTCCTTTACGAGAAGAAATTAGACAATCCTACATCGAGGTTAAAGATGTAGCCACTAAGGAAGTCGTGACAGCGATTGAAGTTATCTCCCCTGCCAATAAACGAGGAGAAGGGCGTCAGAAATACGAAGCCAAACGGCAGCAGATATTCGAGAGTATGACTCATTTGGTAGAAATTGACCTGTTGCGAGATGGAGAACCCCTGCCTGTTTCTAACAGCAGTAATCCGAGTCATTATCGGATATTAGTCAGTCGTTCTAATACCCGTCCCACGGCTGACTTGTACCTTTTTAATTTATGCGATCGCATTCCTTCTTTTCGGCTTCCCCTTCTTCCTGGGGATACCGAACCAATGGTACAATTACAGACATTGGTGGATCAGCTGTATGAGGAGTTAGGCTACGAGTCTTTTATTGACTATAGCACTAGTCCGCCACTCCCTTGGTCGGAGGATGATGTGGCATCTTGGGCAAGAGATCGTCGAGAAAATTTGTGA
- the sppA gene encoding signal peptide peptidase SppA: MRQFLQQTFASLVGSLAGLILFFSLATSGFLFLLIAVASKDTGPQVKDKSVLVFDLSVNISDTNPTSSTSEVIEEVLSGQQTNIIPLRKVLDTLDKATKDKRIVALYLDGSASKTVGNTGLANLKEVREALERFRAAGKKIIAYDVDLGEREYYLSSVADTIILNPMGVVEINGLNSPQLFLTGALQKYGIGVQVVRVGKYKSAVEPFLLKQLSPESREQTRELLDDIWDEFLTTVGKSREITPKTLQAIANTKGMLVASEAKTQGLVDQVGYFDEVIATLKELTGEKEKDKSFRKIKLTTYASAKSPYSKNRKSKHKIAVVYAEGSIVDGQGNLEQVGGKRFAKQLRELRLDKDIKAVVLRVNSPGGSATASEIIQREVRLIREEKPVIVSMGNVAASGGYWISTYSDRIFAEPNTITGSIGVFSVLFNIQELANNNGLTWDIVQTGSLADIQSTVRPKTNQELAIYQTMVNQIYDQFIDKVAESRKLPKGKVKDIAQGRVWSGIEAKEIGLVDEIGGINDAIEYAAKQAKLKDDWKVEEYPKIPSFEERILETLTNDVRVTSRQLPEPLATELLKLKEDLAIFTTFNDPKGIYSILPFNWRFD, from the coding sequence ATGCGTCAATTTCTCCAACAAACCTTTGCCAGCCTAGTAGGAAGTCTTGCCGGTTTAATTCTATTTTTTAGTTTAGCTACTAGTGGATTCCTGTTTCTACTGATTGCAGTAGCATCCAAAGATACAGGGCCACAGGTTAAAGATAAATCAGTGCTGGTGTTTGATTTATCGGTCAATATCAGCGATACCAATCCTACCTCAAGCACCAGTGAAGTGATTGAAGAGGTGTTATCGGGTCAACAAACCAATATCATCCCTTTGCGCAAGGTGCTCGATACTCTGGATAAGGCAACTAAGGATAAGCGGATTGTTGCCCTCTACCTGGATGGATCCGCATCTAAAACTGTTGGCAACACTGGCTTGGCAAATCTCAAGGAGGTAAGGGAGGCTCTGGAGCGTTTCCGAGCTGCTGGGAAAAAAATTATTGCCTATGACGTGGATTTGGGAGAACGGGAATACTATCTTAGCTCGGTTGCGGATACGATAATTCTTAACCCGATGGGAGTTGTGGAAATCAATGGCTTGAACTCTCCCCAACTTTTTTTGACCGGAGCTCTCCAGAAGTATGGTATTGGTGTTCAGGTAGTTCGAGTTGGCAAGTACAAGTCCGCAGTTGAACCGTTCTTGCTCAAACAGCTGAGTCCTGAAAGTCGGGAACAGACTCGAGAATTGTTAGATGATATTTGGGATGAATTTTTGACAACAGTGGGGAAAAGTCGTGAGATTACTCCCAAGACCTTGCAAGCGATCGCTAATACTAAAGGGATGTTGGTCGCATCAGAGGCCAAAACTCAAGGTTTGGTGGATCAAGTGGGATACTTCGATGAGGTGATTGCTACCCTCAAGGAGCTTACTGGAGAAAAGGAAAAGGATAAATCGTTCCGGAAAATTAAGCTGACTACTTACGCTAGTGCGAAAAGTCCTTACTCTAAAAATCGCAAGTCTAAGCATAAAATTGCCGTAGTTTATGCCGAGGGTAGCATTGTTGACGGTCAGGGAAACCTTGAGCAAGTGGGGGGTAAACGCTTTGCTAAACAGCTGCGCGAGCTACGGCTGGATAAAGATATTAAAGCAGTAGTGCTCAGGGTTAATAGTCCTGGTGGCAGTGCTACAGCCTCTGAGATTATTCAACGGGAAGTGCGGCTTATCCGTGAGGAAAAGCCAGTGATTGTGTCTATGGGCAATGTAGCAGCTTCTGGTGGCTACTGGATTTCTACCTATAGCGACCGAATTTTTGCTGAGCCAAATACTATCACTGGTTCTATTGGTGTCTTTAGTGTACTTTTTAATATCCAAGAATTAGCTAACAACAATGGTCTGACCTGGGATATTGTACAAACAGGTTCTTTAGCCGATATTCAAAGTACTGTCCGTCCCAAAACAAACCAAGAGTTGGCAATCTACCAAACCATGGTTAATCAGATTTATGACCAGTTCATTGACAAGGTAGCAGAGTCACGTAAATTGCCTAAGGGCAAGGTGAAAGACATTGCTCAAGGACGGGTTTGGTCAGGTATAGAGGCCAAGGAGATAGGTTTAGTTGATGAGATTGGGGGTATTAATGATGCTATTGAGTATGCAGCTAAGCAAGCTAAGTTAAAGGATGATTGGAAAGTAGAAGAGTATCCAAAAATTCCTAGTTTCGAGGAAAGGATTCTGGAAACGCTGACTAATGATGTTAGGGTCACAAGCCGACAATTACCTGAGCCACTAGCTACAGAATTGCTGAAGCTAAAAGAGGATTTGGCAATTTTCACAACCTTCAATGACCCGAAGGGGATTTATTCTATTTTACCGTTTAACTGGCGGTTTGATTAA